The following proteins are co-located in the Kiritimatiellia bacterium genome:
- a CDS encoding tetratricopeptide repeat protein gives MAWLVAGVMGGGGLMMMWLEYRQAYQVHEQLQTVAGMGAAEGTGVGTDAKREAVRTLISSAMDRRSENSPDIPPLAREPAPGEFFDFTAIQRGEAIRLLGDRYLVSGRIAAALKAYCEALALNSRNVNVWQSIGQCYLRYADRDMARLALETAVQLGSANPEVFTLLACLYREEGRLTEALALWEQCRRLATPDSLSELNEGLALIEHEDFASAIARLARYRREHPSDVEAARALAFALAKSGLWKDARSTLKETLARDPDSPGLHADAAAAAARMWLAEEAVTHLETLADITSSGVVYHFMLSPAFSGFRRTEIGKKLESALMVASLRETVTPEQLKSILAVNISPRFSLSPHAPRGVPFHNGSADELQVE, from the coding sequence GTGGCCTGGCTGGTGGCCGGCGTGATGGGCGGGGGCGGGTTGATGATGATGTGGTTGGAGTATCGCCAAGCCTACCAAGTCCATGAGCAGCTTCAGACGGTGGCAGGCATGGGGGCCGCCGAGGGAACGGGCGTCGGAACCGATGCGAAGCGAGAGGCGGTTCGCACTTTGATATCCAGTGCTATGGACAGGAGATCTGAAAATTCTCCGGACATCCCGCCCTTGGCGCGGGAGCCCGCGCCCGGGGAGTTTTTTGATTTTACGGCCATCCAGAGGGGTGAAGCAATCCGGCTGTTGGGAGACCGGTATCTGGTGTCGGGCCGTATAGCGGCCGCCCTCAAGGCTTACTGTGAAGCCTTGGCGCTGAATTCCCGGAACGTGAACGTGTGGCAGAGCATCGGACAATGCTACCTGCGTTATGCGGACCGCGACATGGCCCGGTTGGCGCTCGAGACCGCGGTCCAGTTGGGCAGTGCGAATCCGGAGGTCTTCACCCTGCTGGCCTGCCTCTATCGCGAGGAGGGGCGATTGACCGAGGCCTTGGCCTTGTGGGAGCAGTGCCGGCGCCTCGCCACGCCGGACTCCCTCTCCGAGTTGAATGAGGGCCTGGCGCTCATTGAGCATGAAGACTTTGCATCGGCGATCGCCCGGTTGGCCCGATATCGGCGGGAGCATCCGTCTGATGTAGAGGCCGCTCGCGCCCTGGCCTTTGCGCTGGCCAAATCAGGGCTCTGGAAGGATGCGCGGAGTACGTTGAAGGAAACCCTGGCCCGGGATCCCGATTCCCCGGGCTTGCATGCGGATGCGGCGGCGGCGGCGGCCCGTATGTGGCTGGCGGAGGAAGCGGTGACGCATCTCGAAACGCTGGCGGACATCACCTCTTCGGGCGTGGTCTATCACTTCATGCTTTCGCCCGCGTTTTCCGGATTCCGCCGCACGGAAATCGGGAAGAAACTGGAATCGGCGCTCATGGTCGCGTCGCTTCGCGAAACGGTCACCCCGGAACAGCTCAAGAGCATTCTGGCGGTGAATATTTCACCCCGGTTTTCACTGTCGCCCCACGCGCCGCGAGGGGTGCCTTTCCATAATGGGTCGGCCGATGAGCTTCAAGTCGAGTGA
- a CDS encoding tetratricopeptide repeat protein, whose protein sequence is MKTVKHHVKGGAGPGEGVASGTSRGRCGGGRRAGRFIGPGLLLLGSLGGGVIAEPDGGEDRQGMARAEAYIREEAARIKGGALSPGPKNKTAAVVTAPATDAPGPDALRWAVSIADLSVDEAALALDPDRHALVSQAEADRAEARQLAFQGEHQEAIRKLERWVGEGTPEAVREAALMDLAEYAFRLSDYPRSQEAIKKLRAHRPANAALLCNQAAAYMQTGRYEEALTLLESIETGAIKRPALLAAVFFNRACAHSRLGRVDSAISALYTAFKAHPEATSIWLTDPQLDGIRADLRYKVLEKIALRQRTPPLQSRLKADLVLHGRPDADAEPQGERSSFLFLDKW, encoded by the coding sequence ATGAAAACCGTTAAGCATCATGTCAAGGGCGGCGCCGGTCCCGGGGAAGGCGTTGCGTCCGGGACCTCGCGCGGGAGGTGCGGAGGCGGCCGTCGCGCGGGGCGGTTCATCGGGCCGGGCCTGCTGCTGCTGGGCTCCCTGGGAGGCGGCGTTATCGCGGAGCCTGACGGCGGGGAGGACAGGCAAGGGATGGCCCGCGCGGAGGCGTATATTCGCGAAGAAGCGGCTCGCATCAAGGGGGGGGCTCTGTCGCCCGGTCCAAAAAACAAAACGGCGGCCGTGGTGACGGCGCCGGCAACGGATGCGCCGGGCCCCGATGCTCTTCGATGGGCGGTCAGCATCGCCGATCTTTCGGTGGATGAAGCCGCGCTGGCCTTGGATCCGGACCGTCACGCGCTGGTGTCACAGGCTGAAGCGGATCGGGCCGAGGCTCGTCAACTGGCTTTTCAAGGAGAGCATCAGGAGGCGATACGGAAACTTGAGCGGTGGGTTGGCGAAGGGACCCCGGAGGCGGTGAGGGAGGCGGCGTTGATGGACTTGGCGGAGTACGCGTTCCGCCTTTCCGATTACCCACGCTCGCAGGAAGCGATCAAGAAACTACGGGCGCATCGGCCGGCAAACGCCGCCTTGCTTTGCAACCAGGCCGCCGCGTATATGCAGACGGGCCGCTACGAAGAGGCGCTCACCCTTCTGGAATCCATCGAGACCGGAGCCATCAAACGTCCGGCGCTGCTGGCGGCCGTCTTTTTCAACCGGGCGTGTGCTCACAGTCGGCTGGGACGGGTGGATTCGGCGATATCGGCACTGTACACGGCCTTCAAGGCTCACCCCGAGGCGACATCCATCTGGTTGACGGATCCCCAGTTGGATGGGATTCGAGCCGATCTGCGGTACAAGGTTCTGGAGAAGATTGCGTTGCGCCAAAGAACGCCGCCACTGCAATCGCGGCTGAAAGCAGACCTCGTGTTACATGGAAGGCCGGACGCGGACGCAGAACCACAGGGGGAGCGGTCCTCGTTCCTTTTCCTTGATAAGTGGTGA
- a CDS encoding DUF1573 domain-containing protein, with amino-acid sequence MKIRRTASAGGVLFLWAAILCGRAQTPPPAPPADVFRFNAAGLNDRLTNRFTLRNSGAEAMEVYSVTPSCECVHVMLWPTNVAAGSTGTVEILFVPDKAGAVDYRVQVKTSSPETPEIEYAIQGVVTSAPRARVDRDWSLYLDTEAAKAAIRDPGSVLLVDVRSAERFEGVRIPGAIQIPLYAVKTKGFLRGRPVVLVDEGHGSHPLDEECRKLREAGFSALSLWYGGLNAWRRRGGSLEGSAPVDRVPPIALHDISYSTDWLVVTVGGAATNGLEGVVALSFDPAKPEDFASALNAAIKDRPQVGSVLIATDKGEDYPAIAGLAGRINAFVFFLDGGWAAWEAHRQMMGAIQQGRTMSTQSTSSGGGRVRPGCGGCPK; translated from the coding sequence ATGAAAATACGTCGAACCGCGAGCGCCGGGGGCGTGTTGTTCTTGTGGGCGGCGATCTTGTGTGGTCGCGCGCAAACGCCGCCGCCCGCGCCGCCGGCAGACGTTTTCCGATTCAATGCGGCGGGGCTGAACGATCGCCTGACCAACCGGTTTACCTTGCGTAATTCCGGCGCCGAGGCGATGGAGGTCTATTCCGTGACCCCCTCGTGCGAGTGCGTGCACGTGATGCTGTGGCCGACCAACGTGGCGGCCGGAAGCACCGGGACGGTAGAGATCCTTTTCGTTCCCGACAAGGCCGGGGCGGTGGACTACCGCGTGCAGGTCAAGACTTCCTCGCCGGAGACGCCGGAAATCGAGTATGCCATCCAGGGCGTGGTGACATCGGCGCCGCGGGCCCGCGTGGACCGGGATTGGTCGCTCTACCTGGACACCGAGGCGGCGAAGGCGGCGATCCGCGATCCGGGCAGCGTCCTGCTGGTCGACGTGCGCAGCGCGGAGCGCTTCGAAGGGGTTCGGATCCCCGGAGCGATCCAAATCCCGCTCTACGCGGTGAAAACCAAGGGCTTCCTGCGGGGCCGGCCGGTGGTGCTGGTGGATGAAGGCCACGGCAGTCATCCACTGGACGAGGAATGCCGGAAGCTGCGGGAGGCGGGGTTCAGCGCGCTCTCCCTGTGGTACGGAGGCCTGAATGCCTGGCGCCGTCGTGGAGGGAGCCTCGAGGGAAGCGCTCCTGTCGATCGCGTGCCGCCGATCGCGCTTCACGATATCAGCTATTCCACGGACTGGCTGGTCGTAACGGTCGGCGGGGCCGCGACCAACGGTCTGGAAGGTGTCGTGGCGCTGTCGTTCGATCCAGCCAAGCCGGAGGATTTTGCATCGGCGCTCAACGCCGCCATCAAGGACCGCCCCCAGGTAGGCTCGGTGCTGATCGCCACGGACAAGGGGGAGGATTATCCGGCGATCGCGGGCCTGGCAGGCAGGATCAACGCATTTGTTTTCTTCCTCGACGGGGGCTGGGCGGCGTGGGAGGCGCATCGCCAGATGATGGGCGCCATCCAGCAGGGACGGACGATGTCCACGCAAAGCACGTCCAGCGGCGGGGGCCGGGTCCGCCCCGGCTGCGGCGGCTGCCCCAAGTAA
- a CDS encoding response regulator transcription factor, giving the protein MSQTEGVGIARVFLVEDHPVVRSSLHDLLVESGGIRVVGEAAGYEEALRRFPEQGADVAIINLGLPDRSGLALIQRFKQMDPSLNMLVLSMHDECLYAVRALRAGARGYLMKTAEAGEIVDAVKRIAAGQRVVSERVRQQLLTQVMKDGADGKSVEQVLSTQELTVFESLGRGLATGQIARTLGVSEKTVGSYYERIKSKLTIAHMRDLARLAYDWISDREL; this is encoded by the coding sequence ATGAGCCAGACGGAAGGCGTCGGGATCGCGCGGGTATTCCTGGTGGAAGACCATCCCGTGGTCCGGAGCAGCCTCCACGACCTTCTCGTCGAGTCCGGCGGCATCCGGGTGGTGGGGGAAGCCGCGGGGTATGAAGAGGCCCTGCGCCGGTTTCCCGAACAAGGCGCGGATGTGGCCATTATCAACCTCGGGCTCCCGGACCGGAGCGGGCTGGCCCTGATCCAGCGATTCAAACAGATGGATCCATCGCTGAACATGCTGGTCCTGTCGATGCACGATGAGTGCCTCTATGCCGTCCGGGCGCTCCGGGCGGGGGCCCGGGGCTACCTGATGAAGACGGCGGAGGCGGGAGAGATCGTTGACGCGGTGAAACGGATCGCGGCCGGGCAGCGGGTGGTTAGCGAACGCGTGCGCCAGCAGCTCCTGACGCAGGTCATGAAGGACGGGGCGGACGGGAAATCTGTGGAGCAGGTCCTCTCGACGCAGGAACTGACCGTGTTCGAGTCCCTGGGGAGAGGATTGGCCACCGGGCAGATCGCCCGGACGCTGGGCGTCAGCGAGAAAACCGTCGGCAGCTATTACGAACGCATTAAAAGCAAGCTGACCATCGCCCACATGAGGGACCTTGCTCGATTGGCCTATGACTGGATTTCGGACCGTGAGCTTTGA
- a CDS encoding PAS domain S-box protein translates to MEIREKMTRARAGGCAGLLCWLVLGMMFGSARAQVNARGVLVVASFHPDQQLEKAQIEGLRAVISTNAEMYVEYLDAKRMGRRAEYLDLFARLMIQKYFGRRMDVVVTLNDDAYRLMRAYRDRILPGKPVVACGISAAETAAMEEEPWLTGLQNKLDPGDTLEVALALHPAAQAVHVITDRTSEGMAQRWQIEQLAAARRFPVPVVFFDKEAQGLTLGQLLAGVEKVPGRDVIFFAEFYLDRVGEMYLPQRLLPVLCRHAKAPVYTSNEEAVGFGAVGGKVSHGLVQGRVAGGLVQRLLDGEEAGEIPFQRIEAAHYVFDQRQLDRWGLAPRRLPAGSDILNRDISFFERHRWVLLGSVIVVALETFIIILLLVNRAARRRAQAALRINEERYRQLFEAAGDIIMIVNADGAIRHANPAASAKLGLPGDLLCRKKLDDLVPPSRHAELRRHLGRAARGERALWELTCVAAAGAEVPVEMLLQPMEYAGTTAVLCVARDLTERFKIQRLTQEISERERQAIGWDIHDGLGQYISALTFQCNVLEQRAGRGQAIGTADVQKLSTVVSELAFETRSLARSMVPFLLLSNSLYDALKELMELNARHFGLQTAMECALPEGEVSPETAAHLYRITQEGMRNAARHAGARQVKLSLAPCGEGRAALRMENDGRPFEALPERRVGMGLAIMEQRARLIGARLQIRSDGEGRTVLACDFPLASNPSEVSA, encoded by the coding sequence ATGGAGATACGGGAAAAGATGACCCGCGCGCGTGCGGGCGGGTGTGCGGGCCTGCTGTGTTGGCTGGTCCTGGGGATGATGTTCGGAAGCGCCAGGGCCCAGGTCAACGCGCGGGGCGTGCTGGTCGTGGCCTCCTTCCATCCCGACCAGCAGTTGGAGAAGGCGCAGATCGAGGGCCTGCGGGCCGTCATATCGACCAACGCGGAAATGTACGTCGAATACCTGGACGCCAAGCGCATGGGCCGGCGGGCGGAGTACCTCGATCTGTTCGCGCGCCTGATGATCCAGAAATACTTCGGCCGCCGCATGGACGTGGTGGTCACGCTGAACGATGATGCCTACCGATTAATGCGCGCCTACCGCGACCGGATCCTGCCCGGTAAACCCGTCGTGGCCTGCGGCATCAGCGCCGCCGAGACCGCGGCGATGGAGGAAGAGCCCTGGCTGACCGGCCTGCAAAACAAACTGGACCCGGGCGACACCCTTGAGGTGGCGCTTGCGCTGCATCCCGCTGCGCAAGCGGTACATGTGATCACCGACCGGACCAGCGAGGGGATGGCCCAGCGATGGCAAATCGAGCAATTGGCCGCCGCCCGCCGATTCCCCGTCCCGGTCGTTTTCTTCGACAAGGAAGCGCAGGGCCTTACGCTGGGTCAGTTGCTGGCCGGCGTGGAGAAGGTGCCCGGGCGGGACGTGATCTTCTTCGCGGAATTCTACCTCGACCGGGTGGGGGAGATGTACCTGCCGCAGCGGCTTCTTCCCGTCCTGTGCCGTCACGCCAAGGCGCCGGTTTATACCTCCAACGAGGAGGCCGTGGGTTTCGGTGCCGTCGGAGGAAAGGTGAGCCACGGGCTTGTTCAGGGGCGGGTGGCCGGCGGTCTGGTGCAGCGCCTGCTGGACGGCGAGGAGGCGGGGGAAATCCCGTTCCAGCGCATCGAGGCCGCTCACTACGTGTTTGATCAGCGACAGCTCGACCGCTGGGGCCTGGCGCCTCGGCGTCTGCCGGCCGGGAGCGATATCCTCAACCGGGACATCTCCTTCTTCGAGCGTCACCGGTGGGTCTTGCTGGGCAGCGTGATCGTCGTGGCCCTGGAGACCTTCATCATCATCCTGCTGCTTGTCAACCGGGCGGCGCGCCGTCGGGCCCAGGCGGCGCTTCGGATCAACGAGGAGCGGTATCGCCAGTTGTTCGAGGCCGCCGGGGACATCATCATGATCGTGAACGCAGACGGCGCGATTCGTCACGCCAATCCCGCGGCCTCGGCCAAGCTCGGTCTTCCCGGGGACCTGCTGTGCCGGAAGAAACTCGACGACTTGGTGCCTCCGTCCCGGCACGCGGAACTTCGCCGGCACCTGGGCCGCGCGGCGCGGGGGGAGCGGGCGCTTTGGGAACTCACCTGCGTGGCGGCCGCGGGCGCCGAAGTGCCGGTCGAAATGCTGCTCCAACCCATGGAATACGCCGGCACGACGGCCGTCCTGTGCGTGGCCCGCGATCTGACCGAGCGGTTCAAGATTCAGCGCCTGACCCAGGAAATCAGCGAGCGGGAGCGTCAGGCGATCGGGTGGGATATCCACGACGGCCTGGGGCAGTACATCTCGGCGCTGACCTTCCAGTGCAACGTCCTCGAGCAGCGCGCGGGCCGTGGCCAGGCCATCGGGACGGCGGATGTCCAGAAGCTCTCGACCGTGGTCTCGGAACTGGCGTTCGAAACCCGGAGCCTGGCCCGCTCCATGGTACCCTTCCTTCTGTTGTCGAACAGTCTGTACGATGCCTTGAAGGAACTCATGGAGTTGAATGCCCGGCATTTTGGACTGCAGACCGCGATGGAGTGCGCCCTTCCCGAGGGCGAGGTGAGTCCGGAAACCGCGGCCCACCTGTACCGGATTACGCAGGAGGGGATGCGCAACGCCGCCCGGCATGCCGGGGCGCGGCAGGTCAAGTTGTCCCTGGCGCCTTGCGGCGAGGGGCGGGCCGCGCTGCGGATGGAAAACGACGGACGCCCCTTCGAGGCCCTGCCCGAGCGCCGCGTCGGCATGGGGTTGGCCATCATGGAGCAGCGGGCCCGGTTGATCGGCGCGCGCCTGCAAATACGCTCCGACGGAGAGGGGCGCACCGTGCTGGCGTGCGACTTTCCCCTGGCATCCAATCCGTCCGAGGTTTCCGCATGA
- a CDS encoding transglutaminase domain-containing protein: MIGSYLRCVATASLVVVAATPLARGESGAARYVRYSFTVENTRNVSATGIVLYVQLPVCQAVRQRTLDFKVVPEAEVLRDGAGNQVACVVLPFLPPLGSRLVEIEARLDHAAQDPGLQSGDEPRDYLRPEEWIESEAPEIKKQAAEAPAGDARETARWFFDFIRAKIRVKDIDPADRGALWALQHEQGDCTELAYLFVALCRARGIPARVLGGYRCDGNCVLAAAGYHNWAEFHDGRAWVIVDLALGDWDVQEPRYVLMKVHTPAPDERTGFFHRARLVAPEGVEARMNGLR; encoded by the coding sequence ATGATCGGTTCTTATCTGCGGTGCGTGGCGACGGCGAGCCTCGTCGTGGTCGCGGCTACTCCTCTGGCCCGGGGCGAATCCGGGGCCGCGCGCTACGTGCGCTACAGCTTCACGGTTGAAAACACCCGCAATGTATCCGCCACGGGCATCGTGCTTTATGTGCAGTTGCCCGTTTGCCAGGCCGTGCGCCAGCGGACATTGGATTTCAAGGTGGTGCCGGAAGCGGAAGTGCTGCGGGACGGGGCCGGCAACCAGGTGGCCTGCGTGGTCCTTCCGTTTCTTCCGCCCCTCGGCAGCCGCCTGGTCGAGATCGAGGCCCGACTGGATCATGCCGCGCAGGATCCGGGCCTGCAAAGCGGCGACGAGCCGCGCGACTACCTTCGGCCGGAGGAATGGATTGAGTCGGAAGCGCCGGAGATCAAGAAACAGGCGGCCGAGGCCCCGGCCGGCGACGCCCGCGAGACGGCGCGATGGTTCTTCGATTTCATTCGAGCGAAGATCCGTGTCAAGGACATCGATCCGGCGGACCGCGGCGCCTTGTGGGCGCTGCAGCACGAACAGGGCGATTGCACCGAGTTGGCCTATCTCTTCGTGGCCCTGTGCCGGGCCCGGGGGATTCCGGCTCGCGTCCTCGGGGGATACCGCTGCGACGGTAACTGCGTGCTGGCGGCAGCCGGCTACCATAATTGGGCCGAGTTTCATGACGGGAGAGCGTGGGTCATCGTGGATCTCGCGCTCGGCGATTGGGATGTCCAGGAACCGCGGTATGTCCTGATGAAGGTGCATACCCCGGCGCCGGACGAGCGGACGGGCTTCTTCCACCGCGCGCGCCTGGTCGCGCCGGAGGGCGTGGAGGCCCGGATGAACGGTTTGCGATAG
- a CDS encoding Ig-like domain-containing protein: MTVSKNRSKRVGIGGVAWKWVLLIVGGGLLAGRARAGIPAEATVTVGNEQGVPVEGANVSVSFALNDNAPPVQGLTDTNGQFRAGSMGSDGGAYFSAYKDGHYVTRGEFLFDGVDTGKWVPWNPIAEALLRPIENPVPMYARNVETTIPAESRALGYDLEAGDWTVPHGRGTVRDFLFTYTRRAESWDNFDVKLELTFSNPDDGIQEVRWPYKSYLGSVYRLPRFAPDDGYHATNIIAFGADPQKGYYNVERPEDLNYFFRVRTQTNDAGEVTNAWYGKLHGDFDLSGYGTDRSTLKFRYYVNPDGTRNMEFDPKRNLSRNLGRWEGVSLP, translated from the coding sequence ATGACGGTGTCGAAAAACAGGAGCAAGCGGGTGGGCATCGGCGGGGTGGCCTGGAAATGGGTTCTGCTTATCGTGGGCGGGGGGCTGCTGGCCGGCCGGGCCCGGGCCGGGATTCCCGCCGAGGCCACCGTGACGGTCGGGAACGAGCAGGGCGTGCCGGTAGAGGGCGCGAACGTGAGCGTTTCCTTCGCGCTGAACGATAACGCGCCGCCTGTCCAGGGCCTGACGGATACCAACGGCCAGTTCCGCGCCGGCTCGATGGGGTCTGACGGCGGCGCGTACTTCAGCGCGTACAAGGACGGCCACTACGTGACGCGCGGCGAGTTCCTGTTCGACGGCGTGGACACGGGCAAATGGGTGCCGTGGAATCCGATCGCAGAAGCCCTGTTGCGTCCGATCGAAAATCCCGTTCCCATGTATGCCCGGAACGTGGAGACGACCATCCCCGCGGAGAGCCGGGCGCTGGGTTACGATTTGGAAGCCGGGGACTGGACTGTTCCGCACGGCCGGGGCACGGTGCGCGATTTCCTGTTCACCTACACCCGCCGCGCCGAGAGTTGGGACAACTTCGACGTGAAACTGGAACTGACCTTCTCCAATCCGGATGACGGCATCCAGGAGGTCCGCTGGCCCTATAAGTCTTACCTGGGTAGTGTGTATCGCCTGCCGCGTTTTGCGCCGGACGACGGCTACCACGCCACCAACATCATCGCCTTCGGGGCCGACCCGCAGAAGGGCTACTACAATGTCGAGCGGCCGGAGGACCTGAATTACTTTTTCCGCGTGCGTACGCAGACCAACGACGCGGGAGAGGTTACAAATGCGTGGTACGGGAAGCTCCACGGCGATTTCGACCTGTCCGGATATGGAACCGACCGGAGCACGCTGAAGTTCCGGTACTATGTCAACCCGGACGGGACGCGGAACATGGAGTTCGATCCGAAGCGGAACCTGTCCCGCAACCTCGGCCGATGGGAAGGAGTGAGTTTGCCATGA